The genomic region TTACAGTTTTAATGCTTATGGAAAGTTCTCTGGCAATCTCAATGAGACTTTTGCCTCTTGCTATCATAAGAAAAACCTGAAATTCTCTTTCTGATAACTTTTCATGTGGTGGAATTTCCCTGGATTTATCAATGTAATGAATCAACTTTTCTGAAAAAGCCTGTGGTACATACTTCCCACCCTTCACTATCTTATTGATAGCTTTTAGTAGTTCTTCAGGGTCAGCTGATTTTGTTAAGTAACCTGAAGCTCCAAATTTTAATGATCTTATGGCATACTGCTCTTCAGGATACATACTTAGCATAAGGATTTTTGTTTCAGGATACTCAGTTCTAATTTTTTTCAGGGTCTGTATTCCATCCATATCAGGCATTGCTATATCAAGAAATACTATATCAAAACTTTCTTTTGAAAGAATATCAATGGCTTCGTAACCAGTTTTAGCTTCTTTGCATTCTTTAATATAAGGAGTATCAAGAAGAATCTCTTTTAAACCTTTTCTGAATAGAGTATGGTCATCAACGATTAAAACTCTCAGTTTTTTATTCATTGTCTTTTAAAGGAACTGAGAGAATTAACTCAGTTCCTCCCTCTGAGCTCCTTCGTATGTCAAAGGTTGCATTTATTGAGTAAGCCCTTTCTCTCATTGCCATTAAACCAAATGATTCAGGACTTTTAATTTTTTCTTCTGATATTCCTACTCCATTGTCTTTAATTATTAGCACAATACTTCCATTTGACCGAAACATTTTAATATTGACAAGTGTTGCATTGGCATGTCTTGCAATATTTGTAAGTGCTTCCTGAAATATTCTGAAAATGTTTAAAGATATGTTTCTTGATAGTTTCACGCTGTCCTCTAAAATCTCAACACTGCACGGCACTGAAGTATTTCTCTCAAATTCCTTGACCTGCCACACTATAGCATCCTCCAAGGTTAAATGGTCAATTAAAGAAGGACGAAGTCTGTTTGATATATTCTGAACCTGTCTTATCAGAGCATTTACTATACTTAATGTTTCATCAAATTTTTCTTGTAAAATTTTATCTTCAATCCTTTTTCTAATCCATGATAGCGACAGTTTTAATGCAGTGAGAGACTGTCCCATTTCATCATGAATTTCCCTGGCAATTTCCTTTCTTTCTTTTTCTCTCACATTCTGTAAATATACGGAAAGCTTTCTAAGAGCTTCTTTTGATTTCCTGAGTTCTTCCTCAATTTTTTTTCTGTACGTAATGTCTCTTCCTATTGTTTTTGTTTTAACAAAATTTCCCTTTTCATCCACCTCAACATAAACATTTAAAGCCGCAGTAAAAACTGAGCCATCCTTTCTGACAAAGTCTCTCTCAACTTGAATAAAACTGTATTTTCCTATGTTAGAGAAAAATTCCTCCTGTGCTTTTCTTGATTCTTCTGTCATAAAATATGTTACTGGTTTACCAATTATTTCTTCTTTTTTGTATCCCAGCATTTTTGCCTCTGTTTCATTACATTCAATAATAATTCCATTTTTATCAACAGAGTGATACATATCAGGAGCATTATCATAGAGGTCTCTGTATTTTTCTTCTGATATTCTCAACTCTTTTTCAACTTTTTTTCTTTTTGAAATATTTATTGAAAGAACAATTATTACAAGAGATAATCCAATAAAAATTAAAGTAATTCCTATCAATGTTTTTCGGTATTTTATCCAGAAGCTTTCAGGAAGATTTATAACTCTGCTTTCTTTGGGAAGTTTATTTAAAGAAACATGAAATCTCTTGAGTTCATTATAATCAAACATGAATTCATTTGGGCTTTCTTTAATAACTGGAATTTCTGAGGGAGATTTGCCATTCAAAATTCTCAATGCCAGTTCACCAGCCTTTTTGCCCTGTAAATATGCACTTGTTAGTTTACCACCAACAATTCCTCTGCCAAGATAAAAATCCCATACACTGTATATGGGAGCATTAGTGTGGGGATAGAGTAAGTCAAGACTCTCCTCATAGGCAAAGAAATTACCTGTTCTGTCCCTATTTACGAGTAAGAGAAGTATGATACTTTTTGGTGG from Thermodesulfovibrio sp. 3907-1M harbors:
- a CDS encoding ABC transporter substrate binding protein, which gives rise to MFRNCLILIFLFIFCLSTPAHTQDKKKILILNSYHQGLSWTDNIVKGIQESLKPMENYVDYYIEYMDTKRFYNEKYFEKIFNLLEQKYRGVKFDLIIVSDNDALLFTMKHYHRLFNGVPVVFCGINNFRDSMIEKYRKWFTGVAEETDIEGTIDIALKLHPDTRRVYIINDITTTGLAMKKGLLEIFPKFASKVTFIMLENPDMKELQREVEKIPPKSIILLLLVNRDRTGNFFAYEESLDLLYPHTNAPIYSVWDFYLGRGIVGGKLTSAYLQGKKAGELALRILNGKSPSEIPVIKESPNEFMFDYNELKRFHVSLNKLPKESRVINLPESFWIKYRKTLIGITLIFIGLSLVIIVLSINISKRKKVEKELRISEEKYRDLYDNAPDMYHSVDKNGIIIECNETEAKMLGYKKEEIIGKPVTYFMTEESRKAQEEFFSNIGKYSFIQVERDFVRKDGSVFTAALNVYVEVDEKGNFVKTKTIGRDITYRKKIEEELRKSKEALRKLSVYLQNVREKERKEIAREIHDEMGQSLTALKLSLSWIRKRIEDKILQEKFDETLSIVNALIRQVQNISNRLRPSLIDHLTLEDAIVWQVKEFERNTSVPCSVEILEDSVKLSRNISLNIFRIFQEALTNIARHANATLVNIKMFRSNGSIVLIIKDNGVGISEEKIKSPESFGLMAMRERAYSINATFDIRRSSEGGTELILSVPLKDNE
- a CDS encoding response regulator transcription factor codes for the protein MNKKLRVLIVDDHTLFRKGLKEILLDTPYIKECKEAKTGYEAIDILSKESFDIVFLDIAMPDMDGIQTLKKIRTEYPETKILMLSMYPEEQYAIRSLKFGASGYLTKSADPEELLKAINKIVKGGKYVPQAFSEKLIHYIDKSREIPPHEKLSEREFQVFLMIARGKSLIEIARELSISIKTVSTYRARILEKLGCENNAEIINYAIKHGLIV